One window of the Actinomycetota bacterium genome contains the following:
- a CDS encoding acyl-CoA dehydrogenase family protein yields the protein MDFRFTPEQDEFRKTVRSFAEEVIEPRAQEMDETGEFPVDIVKQMGALGLFGLPFPEEYGGSGADFTTLCIAIEELARIDSSMAITLEAGVGLGAMPIYLFGSEEQKQRWLVPLARGEHIAGFGLTEPGAGSDSGNTQTKAVLDGDEWVINGSKAFITNVGTPLSLFVTLTAATGERGGQKEVSNIVVPVGTPGFTIGKAYKKIGWHASDTRELAFDDCRVPEENLLGTRGEGFRNFLIILDGGRAAIGALAVGLAQGCLEQSVAYAKERRQFGRPIADFQAIQFKLADMAVATELARLAVYRAAWMSDQGMPFKKEASIAKLFASEAAVTAAREAVQIHGGYGYINESAVSRFYRDSKVLEIGEGTSEVQRILIARDLLGS from the coding sequence ATGGACTTCCGGTTCACTCCCGAGCAAGACGAGTTCCGAAAGACGGTTCGTTCGTTCGCGGAAGAGGTCATCGAGCCGCGCGCCCAAGAGATGGACGAGACCGGCGAGTTCCCGGTCGACATCGTCAAGCAGATGGGCGCGCTCGGCCTGTTCGGCCTCCCGTTCCCCGAGGAATACGGTGGCTCCGGCGCCGACTTCACGACGCTCTGCATAGCCATCGAAGAGCTCGCTCGGATCGATTCATCGATGGCCATCACGCTCGAGGCCGGCGTCGGCTTGGGGGCGATGCCGATCTACCTGTTCGGGAGCGAGGAGCAGAAGCAACGGTGGCTCGTCCCCCTCGCGCGCGGCGAGCACATCGCCGGGTTCGGGCTCACCGAGCCCGGCGCCGGCTCGGACTCCGGAAACACCCAGACAAAGGCCGTTCTCGACGGCGACGAGTGGGTTATCAACGGGTCCAAGGCGTTCATCACCAACGTCGGTACACCGCTGTCGCTGTTCGTCACGCTGACCGCCGCGACGGGGGAGCGCGGCGGTCAGAAGGAAGTCTCCAACATCGTCGTGCCCGTCGGGACGCCCGGCTTCACGATCGGCAAGGCGTACAAGAAGATCGGATGGCATGCGTCGGACACACGCGAGCTCGCGTTCGACGACTGCCGCGTCCCGGAGGAGAACCTGCTCGGGACGCGTGGGGAAGGGTTCCGGAACTTCCTCATCATCCTGGACGGCGGCCGCGCCGCCATCGGCGCGCTCGCGGTTGGGCTCGCGCAGGGCTGTCTCGAGCAGTCGGTCGCGTACGCGAAGGAACGCAGGCAGTTCGGCAGGCCGATCGCCGACTTCCAGGCGATCCAGTTCAAGCTCGCCGATATGGCCGTCGCGACGGAGCTAGCGCGACTCGCGGTCTACCGGGCCGCATGGATGAGCGATCAGGGGATGCCGTTCAAGAAGGAAGCCTCGATCGCGAAGCTCTTCGCGTCGGAAGCGGCCGTCACCGCCGCGCGCGAGGCCGTCCAGATCCACGGCGGCTACGGTTACATCAACGAGTCGGCGGTCTCTCGCTTCTATCGCGATTCGAAGGTGCTCGAGATCGGTGAGGGCACGAGCGAGGTTCAGCGGATCTTGATCGCCCGGGACCTGCTCGGCTCGTAG
- a CDS encoding DinB family protein — MDAEQRTELLKRYMDGHRVVLDALEGITTAELDRRPAPDEWTAREIVHHLADSEMTSAIRLRKLLAEDNPVIEGYDEAEFARRFTFDRPLEASLDALAATRATSAEIVERIGEADWRRTGRHSESGPYGVETWLEIYANHAHDHADQIRRARGAVETS, encoded by the coding sequence ATGGACGCCGAGCAGCGAACCGAGCTCCTGAAGCGCTACATGGACGGGCACAGGGTCGTCCTCGATGCGCTGGAAGGGATCACCACCGCCGAGCTCGATCGTCGTCCGGCGCCGGACGAATGGACGGCGCGCGAGATCGTCCATCACCTCGCCGACAGCGAGATGACCTCCGCGATCCGCCTGCGGAAGCTGCTCGCCGAGGACAACCCGGTGATAGAGGGGTACGACGAGGCCGAGTTCGCGCGACGCTTCACCTTCGACCGGCCGCTCGAGGCTTCGCTGGACGCGCTGGCCGCAACGCGAGCCACGAGCGCGGAGATCGTTGAGCGCATCGGCGAAGCCGATTGGCGGCGCACGGGACGGCACTCCGAGAGCGGGCCTTACGGGGTCGAGACGTGGCTCGAGATCTACGCGAACCACGCGCACGACCACGCCGACCAGATACGGCGCGCGCGCGGAGCCGTCGAGACCTCCTGA
- a CDS encoding Zn-ribbon domain-containing OB-fold protein, which translates to MLEKITNPERVRIVEGEIPVRHRYTPGIAGDRFFRALRDKGQILGTPCAACDVTYVPGRAFCERCFAALEEWVPVGPGGTLESFTAVHVDLHGERVLESQPVGLVKLDGATTVMVHRLSLGRGVPRIGARVEAVLRPKKARIGSINDIEGFRLV; encoded by the coding sequence ATGCTCGAGAAGATCACCAACCCGGAACGCGTCCGGATCGTCGAGGGAGAGATCCCGGTTCGCCACCGGTACACACCCGGCATCGCCGGCGACCGGTTCTTCCGGGCCCTCAGGGACAAGGGTCAGATCCTCGGCACTCCGTGCGCGGCCTGCGACGTCACCTACGTCCCCGGGCGTGCGTTCTGCGAGCGCTGCTTCGCGGCGTTGGAGGAGTGGGTTCCGGTCGGGCCCGGCGGGACGCTCGAGTCGTTCACCGCGGTGCACGTCGATCTGCACGGTGAGCGGGTGCTCGAGTCGCAGCCGGTTGGGCTGGTCAAGCTGGATGGAGCAACAACGGTGATGGTTCATCGTCTCTCGTTGGGTCGCGGCGTGCCGCGCATCGGCGCCAGGGTCGAGGCCGTTCTCAGGCCGAAGAAGGCCCGCATCGGGTCTATCAACGACATCGAAGGCTTCCGGCTCGTCTGA
- a CDS encoding Zn-ribbon domain-containing OB-fold protein, translated as MPRDGSTTQPLDLRGPTSLSDKEFRSGIGVDFAVEARYAWDAGVAIGGYLDGLKRGVILGRICHGCDRTLVPPRMFCEQCFRPTDAWTTVRDTGTVNTFSLAYITWDMRELTEPDIPAVIDLDGASPGIGIMHKLGDVDPKTVHTGMRVKAVWKPPAEREGSILDIAYWTPIERGSKKAKRKAPAKPKPKAKPRSAAGAKKSSKSKAKGGRR; from the coding sequence ATGCCGCGCGACGGCTCCACGACGCAACCGCTCGATCTCCGCGGTCCGACGTCGCTGTCCGACAAAGAGTTCCGCTCGGGCATCGGCGTGGACTTCGCGGTCGAGGCCCGCTATGCATGGGACGCCGGCGTCGCCATCGGGGGCTACCTCGATGGGTTGAAGCGGGGCGTGATCCTCGGTCGTATCTGCCACGGATGCGATCGGACGCTGGTTCCGCCCCGCATGTTCTGCGAACAGTGCTTCCGTCCGACGGACGCGTGGACGACCGTGCGGGACACCGGCACCGTCAACACGTTCTCGCTCGCGTACATCACGTGGGATATGCGCGAGCTCACCGAGCCCGACATCCCCGCGGTGATCGACCTCGACGGAGCCTCGCCGGGGATCGGGATCATGCACAAGCTCGGGGACGTCGACCCGAAGACCGTTCATACCGGGATGCGCGTGAAGGCGGTTTGGAAACCGCCCGCGGAGCGCGAAGGCTCGATCCTCGACATCGCGTACTGGACGCCCATCGAGCGCGGCTCCAAGAAGGCGAAGCGGAAAGCGCCTGCGAAGCCGAAACCGAAGGCGAAACCGAGATCCGCGGCGGGCGCCAAGAAGTCTTCGAAGTCAAAGGCGAAGGGCGGGCGGCGCTGA
- a CDS encoding pyridoxamine 5'-phosphate oxidase family protein, giving the protein MDGLAFIADRPLGVLATVGKDGTPHAVPIEVLVRDGKVYCWCEGDSVKARNAKRNGRAALMAYKGTSGALVRGPVRLLTEADPSYESIARGFLDKYQREETFGNDSLIELTPERVATWED; this is encoded by the coding sequence GTGGACGGGCTCGCGTTCATCGCCGACCGGCCGCTCGGCGTGCTCGCCACGGTCGGCAAGGACGGCACACCGCACGCCGTGCCGATCGAGGTGCTCGTTCGAGACGGCAAGGTCTACTGCTGGTGCGAGGGGGATTCGGTGAAGGCGCGCAACGCGAAGCGGAACGGCCGCGCTGCGCTCATGGCCTACAAGGGAACGTCGGGAGCGCTCGTTCGCGGACCGGTCCGGCTGTTGACCGAGGCGGATCCGTCGTACGAGTCGATCGCGCGCGGGTTCCTCGACAAGTACCAGCGCGAAGAAACCTTCGGAAACGACAGCCTCATCGAGTTGACGCCCGAGCGCGTCGCGACCTGGGAGGACTGA
- a CDS encoding thiolase domain-containing protein has protein sequence MGRKVAVVGAGMTKFVRRAQETGKELSWQAASAALDSCELGLKDVDMVCLGSAPDAFDGVHMKGEYLSDGAGAWGKPYMRGYVGGGTGVFTPIQGWYTVASGLADVVLCVCEEKMSSTQPHAQGAFITIFDNFTERPLGPNLLWIFALEMQRYMAVHGLDKKDIAAVSVKNKRNAANHPAALLGDANITVEDVLNSEVLAWPVQRLDVSPVSDGAVAIVLASEDVAKRITPKPVWVSGVGWELDTAYWTNRDLYFPSYVERAARRAYDMAGIKEPRKEINLAEPYDPFDYKELHHLEGLMLFDKGKAPDAMRDGVLYRDGDLPSCPSGGLLGVGNPIAAAGLMKIAELFWQLRGEAGGRQVPGSPKTGVAQAWGDLMQVGTVVVMQNGKKA, from the coding sequence ATGGGCAGGAAGGTCGCGGTCGTCGGCGCGGGGATGACGAAGTTCGTCCGACGCGCGCAAGAGACCGGCAAGGAGCTCTCCTGGCAGGCTGCGTCGGCGGCGCTCGACTCCTGCGAGCTCGGGCTCAAAGACGTCGACATGGTCTGCCTCGGCTCGGCGCCGGACGCGTTCGACGGCGTACACATGAAGGGCGAGTACCTCTCGGACGGCGCCGGAGCATGGGGGAAGCCATATATGCGGGGGTACGTCGGCGGGGGGACGGGCGTCTTCACGCCGATCCAAGGCTGGTACACCGTGGCGTCGGGGCTTGCGGACGTGGTGTTGTGTGTTTGCGAGGAGAAGATGTCCTCGACCCAGCCGCACGCCCAGGGCGCGTTCATCACGATCTTCGACAACTTCACCGAGCGGCCGCTCGGGCCGAACCTCCTCTGGATCTTCGCGCTCGAGATGCAGCGCTACATGGCGGTGCACGGGCTCGACAAGAAGGACATCGCCGCGGTAAGCGTCAAGAACAAGCGCAACGCAGCGAACCATCCTGCGGCTCTGTTGGGGGACGCGAACATCACCGTCGAGGATGTCCTGAACTCCGAGGTGCTCGCGTGGCCGGTGCAGCGGCTGGACGTCTCGCCGGTCTCCGACGGCGCCGTCGCGATCGTGCTCGCTTCGGAAGACGTTGCCAAACGGATCACGCCGAAGCCGGTATGGGTGTCGGGCGTCGGCTGGGAGCTCGACACCGCGTACTGGACCAACCGAGACCTGTATTTCCCGTCGTACGTCGAGCGCGCCGCCCGTCGCGCGTACGACATGGCCGGCATCAAGGAGCCGCGCAAGGAGATCAACCTCGCCGAGCCGTACGACCCGTTCGACTACAAGGAGCTGCACCACCTCGAGGGGCTGATGCTGTTCGACAAAGGGAAAGCTCCGGATGCGATGCGGGACGGCGTGCTGTACCGGGACGGCGATCTGCCGTCGTGCCCGTCGGGCGGGCTGCTCGGGGTCGGGAACCCGATCGCGGCGGCCGGCCTGATGAAGATCGCGGAGCTGTTCTGGCAATTGCGCGGCGAGGCCGGTGGCCGGCAGGTCCCCGGCTCGCCGAAGACGGGGGTCGCGCAGGCGTGGGGCGACTTGATGCAGGTCGGCACGGTGGTCGTCATGCAGAACGGGAAGAAGGCGTAG
- a CDS encoding VOC family protein yields MLKRVYNAHYWTKGMDASVSFYRDVLGLTFASRSGDDWAEFDAGGTTVALHGTYEGHAPPTDGATVVFEVDDLEGEMRALGGRGVAFEGEVNEVPGYGRFVSFRDPDGNLLQMFERADVAQGEE; encoded by the coding sequence ATGCTGAAGCGCGTCTACAACGCGCACTACTGGACGAAGGGGATGGACGCCTCGGTGTCCTTCTACCGTGACGTTCTCGGCTTGACGTTCGCCTCGCGCAGCGGCGACGACTGGGCAGAGTTCGACGCCGGCGGCACGACGGTCGCGCTGCACGGAACCTACGAGGGTCACGCGCCGCCGACCGACGGGGCGACGGTTGTGTTCGAGGTCGACGACCTCGAAGGCGAGATGCGCGCCCTCGGCGGGCGCGGCGTCGCGTTCGAGGGCGAGGTCAACGAGGTTCCGGGATACGGACGGTTCGTGTCGTTCCGCGATCCCGACGGGAACCTCCTCCAGATGTTCGAGCGTGCCGACGTCGCCCAGGGCGAGGAGTAG
- a CDS encoding acetyl-CoA acetyltransferase, with protein MPGLERVAIVGVGQSGFAPITAGISYKELIFEAAQRAYADAGVNPRDDVDSFVSVAEDFLEGTSIFDEYTPDQVGAAQRPMHTITADGLFGLATGVMLILSGVAEVVAVEGHSKISDVLTLDRIIDFAQDPVLNRPLEIHPSHVAGLEMRRWMESSGAGEEQVAQVVVKNHRNALDNPSAAYPALTTVEQVLASQPVAEPLRAGHIAGRADGAVVVVLASQKAAKRLAGRPVWVTGVGWSQDAPSLESRDWTRARYLKLAADRAYAMAGIKQPSKKISLAEVNDSYAYKELQHLEALGLAGNGVVVNPGGGCIGRGNLFEANGLAQTAECVVQLRGEAGRRQVKNASTALSASWRGVPTSTGAVAVFEAE; from the coding sequence GTGCCGGGGCTGGAACGCGTTGCCATCGTGGGGGTCGGCCAATCGGGCTTCGCCCCGATAACCGCCGGCATCTCCTACAAAGAGCTCATCTTCGAGGCCGCCCAGCGCGCCTACGCCGACGCCGGCGTGAACCCAAGGGACGACGTCGACTCCTTCGTCTCCGTCGCAGAAGACTTCCTCGAAGGTACGAGTATCTTCGACGAGTACACCCCCGACCAGGTGGGTGCCGCGCAAAGACCGATGCACACCATCACCGCCGACGGCCTCTTCGGGCTCGCGACCGGGGTGATGCTGATCCTTTCCGGGGTCGCCGAAGTGGTGGCCGTCGAGGGCCACTCGAAGATCTCCGATGTGCTCACGCTGGATCGGATCATCGACTTCGCGCAGGATCCGGTGCTGAACCGGCCACTGGAGATCCACCCGTCCCACGTGGCCGGACTCGAGATGCGGCGCTGGATGGAGTCGAGCGGCGCCGGCGAGGAGCAGGTCGCCCAAGTCGTGGTGAAGAACCACCGCAACGCGCTGGACAACCCCTCCGCCGCCTACCCGGCGTTGACCACGGTCGAGCAAGTGCTCGCATCGCAGCCGGTCGCGGAGCCGCTGCGCGCCGGCCACATCGCAGGCCGCGCGGACGGTGCCGTGGTCGTCGTCCTCGCCTCCCAGAAGGCGGCCAAGCGCCTCGCCGGCCGTCCGGTCTGGGTGACCGGCGTCGGATGGTCTCAGGACGCGCCCTCGCTCGAGAGCCGGGATTGGACGCGTGCGCGGTATCTGAAGCTGGCGGCCGACCGTGCCTACGCGATGGCCGGCATCAAGCAGCCGAGCAAGAAGATCTCTTTGGCCGAGGTCAACGACTCGTACGCGTACAAGGAGCTGCAGCACCTGGAGGCGCTCGGGCTCGCCGGCAATGGCGTCGTCGTGAACCCCGGCGGCGGATGCATCGGGCGGGGGAACCTTTTCGAAGCCAACGGTCTCGCTCAGACGGCGGAGTGTGTCGTGCAGTTGCGCGGCGAAGCCGGACGGCGTCAGGTCAAGAACGCGAGCACCGCGCTCTCGGCATCGTGGCGCGGCGTGCCGACGTCGACCGGTGCGGTCGCGGTGTTCGAGGCGGAGTGA
- a CDS encoding GerMN domain-containing protein: protein MKKLIATLTLAAAAAACSTQQQGVTPGSQTSGTPTADSPSPLAPTQSTGTTRVAIYYLVAGEEDVFLTPERHHVAKTQAIARAALEELLHGTAQDEDHTVPFPKSARINSVVINDEVATVDWSAEVLEGSGGARVEELAIQSIVYTLTEFSTIAKVRFTIEGKDSGTASNGRRIEDFWGHVGLSDQPWDRDPEIEVLSPITLWSPLDGTSSSGTLNLSGLAQTFEANVGIILRDAKGRVVVQTSATALEAAPAREPFTKRIKFDVPSTPQTWTLEVFEASAMDGSIDFMEDRTIKVG, encoded by the coding sequence ATGAAGAAGCTCATCGCGACGCTCACGCTGGCGGCGGCGGCCGCGGCTTGCTCGACCCAGCAGCAGGGGGTCACGCCCGGCTCGCAGACCTCGGGAACCCCAACCGCAGATTCGCCCAGCCCCCTTGCCCCCACTCAGAGCACCGGTACGACCCGGGTGGCGATCTACTACCTGGTCGCAGGCGAAGAGGATGTGTTCCTCACCCCCGAGCGGCACCACGTCGCGAAGACACAGGCGATCGCCCGCGCGGCGCTCGAGGAGCTGCTGCACGGCACGGCGCAGGACGAGGATCACACCGTGCCCTTCCCGAAGTCCGCGAGGATCAACAGCGTCGTGATCAACGACGAGGTGGCCACCGTCGACTGGAGCGCCGAAGTGCTCGAGGGAAGCGGCGGTGCACGGGTCGAGGAGCTCGCGATCCAGTCCATCGTCTACACGCTGACCGAGTTCTCCACGATCGCGAAGGTGCGTTTCACGATCGAGGGCAAGGACTCGGGAACAGCGTCGAACGGCCGCCGGATAGAGGACTTCTGGGGCCACGTCGGCCTCTCGGATCAGCCCTGGGACCGCGACCCGGAGATCGAGGTCCTCTCGCCGATCACGCTGTGGAGCCCGCTCGATGGAACGTCGTCGAGTGGAACCCTGAACCTCAGCGGGCTCGCTCAGACGTTCGAAGCGAACGTCGGGATCATCCTGCGCGACGCGAAGGGCAGGGTCGTGGTTCAGACCTCGGCAACCGCACTCGAGGCGGCGCCCGCTCGCGAGCCCTTCACAAAGAGGATCAAGTTCGACGTGCCCTCCACGCCGCAGACGTGGACCCTGGAAGTGTTCGAGGCGAGCGCCATGGACGGATCCATCGACTTCATGGAGGACCGGACGATCAAGGTCGGCTGA
- a CDS encoding biotin--[acetyl-CoA-carboxylase] ligase, whose translation MEPEPFDPAAFEQAARAASWVRRVICSAETDSTNAEALRLAASGEPEGCVVVADAQTAGRGRLDRSWWSEPGRSLLTSWLVRPALPVERWPTLTLVAGLAAARALIASAGVEVRLKWPNDLLVGGRKLGGLLAEADGRGALVVGLGVNVRQTEFPPELAGLATSVALEGGRPVDRAWLLAATLSGFGARMGAPEGALDEYRTLCDTLGKRVRIERAGAESLEGIARDLSAIGALLIESGREIVEIAAGDVVHLR comes from the coding sequence ATGGAACCCGAGCCGTTCGACCCCGCCGCGTTCGAGCAGGCCGCCCGCGCGGCGTCGTGGGTGCGCCGCGTGATCTGCTCGGCCGAGACGGACTCGACGAACGCAGAGGCGCTGCGCCTGGCGGCGTCCGGTGAACCCGAAGGGTGCGTGGTCGTCGCCGATGCTCAGACGGCCGGCCGAGGCCGCCTGGACCGTTCCTGGTGGTCCGAGCCCGGCCGTTCCTTGCTCACCTCCTGGCTCGTCCGGCCGGCCCTGCCCGTCGAGCGGTGGCCCACGCTGACCCTGGTCGCCGGGCTCGCGGCCGCTCGCGCCCTGATCGCATCGGCGGGGGTCGAAGTGCGGCTCAAATGGCCGAACGATCTGCTCGTCGGCGGCCGAAAGCTGGGCGGCCTGCTGGCCGAAGCCGACGGCCGGGGCGCATTGGTCGTCGGGCTCGGCGTGAACGTTCGCCAGACCGAGTTCCCGCCGGAGCTCGCCGGCCTCGCGACGAGTGTCGCTCTCGAGGGAGGCCGGCCCGTGGACCGGGCATGGCTGCTCGCGGCCACGCTCTCCGGCTTCGGTGCGCGCATGGGAGCGCCGGAGGGAGCGCTCGACGAGTACCGGACGTTGTGCGACACCCTCGGGAAGCGGGTGCGGATCGAGCGCGCCGGCGCGGAATCGCTGGAGGGGATCGCGCGCGACCTATCGGCGATCGGCGCTCTACTCATCGAGTCCGGACGCGAGATCGTCGAGATCGCTGCCGGCGACGTCGTGCATCTTCGCTGA
- a CDS encoding acetyl-CoA carboxylase biotin carboxylase subunit, with translation MFSKVLVANRGEIAVRVLRALRELGVGSVAVYSEADREALHVRHADEAFLLGEAAPAASYLNIDRILEVAERAGAEAIHPGYGFLAENADFARAITKAGFVFVGPSAEAIERMGDKVAARQAAVEAGAPVVPGTLEPVGGPDEVRAFAEEHGFPIAIKASFGGGGRGFKVVRSDKELDDAFASAQRESAMSFGRDEVYLERYLEGARHIEAQILADTHGNVLFLGERDCTLQRRHQKLVEESPSPVVSEEVRRALGESSVSIARQVGYVNAGTIETLLDADLRSFYFMEMNTRLQVEHPVTELCAGIDLAQWQIRIAAGEELPFSRSDIRTRGHAIECRINAEDPAKKFFPSPGRIGAYREPSGPGVRIDSGFGADSEIPRSYDSLIAKLVVWAEDRDGARARMVRALDEYVIEGVRTTIPFHRMIMEHPRFASGEFSTSFVENELDLSGLTQPVPAKTADATAAPERTVTVEIDGKRFDVAVHGLTAVGTAAVPAVSRPAAPVAEAKAGSGAGPHVKETVRAPMQGTVVKTVVAVGDAVKAGDLLIVLEAMKMENHISAPRNGTVGELHVSAGENVETGAPLAVIE, from the coding sequence ATGTTCTCGAAAGTTCTCGTCGCAAATCGAGGAGAGATCGCGGTGCGCGTTCTGCGCGCGCTCCGCGAGCTCGGCGTGGGCTCGGTGGCCGTCTACTCGGAGGCCGACCGCGAGGCCCTCCATGTGCGCCACGCCGACGAGGCTTTCCTGCTCGGGGAGGCCGCGCCGGCGGCCTCGTACCTCAACATCGACCGGATCCTCGAGGTAGCCGAACGCGCCGGGGCCGAGGCGATCCATCCCGGTTACGGCTTCCTGGCGGAGAACGCGGACTTCGCGCGGGCGATCACCAAAGCCGGCTTCGTGTTCGTCGGGCCTTCGGCGGAAGCGATCGAGCGGATGGGCGACAAGGTCGCCGCGCGGCAGGCCGCCGTCGAGGCCGGCGCACCGGTCGTGCCCGGCACGCTCGAGCCGGTCGGTGGCCCCGATGAGGTGCGCGCGTTCGCCGAGGAGCACGGCTTCCCGATCGCGATCAAAGCGTCGTTCGGCGGCGGCGGCCGGGGCTTCAAGGTGGTGCGTTCCGACAAAGAGCTCGACGACGCATTCGCGTCGGCGCAACGCGAGTCGGCGATGTCGTTCGGCCGTGACGAGGTCTACCTCGAGCGCTACCTCGAAGGGGCACGCCACATCGAAGCCCAGATCCTCGCCGATACGCACGGCAATGTGCTCTTCCTGGGCGAGCGCGACTGCACGCTCCAACGGCGGCACCAGAAGCTCGTCGAAGAGTCGCCGTCGCCGGTCGTTTCGGAGGAGGTGCGCCGAGCGCTCGGAGAGAGCTCCGTGTCGATCGCGCGCCAGGTCGGCTACGTCAACGCCGGCACGATCGAGACGCTTCTCGACGCCGATCTGCGCAGCTTCTACTTCATGGAGATGAACACGCGGCTGCAGGTGGAGCATCCGGTCACCGAGCTGTGCGCCGGGATCGACCTCGCGCAGTGGCAGATCAGGATCGCGGCCGGCGAGGAGCTGCCGTTCTCGCGATCCGACATCCGCACCCGCGGGCACGCGATCGAGTGCCGCATCAACGCCGAGGATCCCGCGAAGAAGTTCTTCCCTTCGCCCGGCCGCATCGGCGCGTACCGGGAGCCGTCCGGTCCCGGCGTGCGCATCGACTCAGGGTTCGGGGCCGACTCGGAGATCCCGCGCTCGTACGACTCGCTGATCGCGAAGCTCGTCGTGTGGGCGGAGGATCGCGACGGGGCGCGCGCGCGGATGGTGCGGGCGCTCGACGAATACGTGATCGAGGGAGTGAGGACCACGATCCCGTTCCACCGGATGATCATGGAGCACCCGCGGTTCGCTTCCGGCGAGTTCTCGACGAGCTTCGTCGAGAACGAGCTGGACCTGTCGGGGCTGACGCAGCCGGTCCCGGCGAAGACGGCCGACGCAACCGCCGCACCGGAGCGCACGGTCACCGTCGAGATCGACGGGAAGCGGTTCGACGTGGCCGTGCATGGGCTCACGGCCGTCGGCACCGCGGCCGTCCCCGCCGTTTCGCGTCCCGCGGCGCCGGTCGCGGAGGCGAAGGCCGGCTCGGGCGCGGGGCCGCACGTGAAGGAGACGGTCCGGGCGCCCATGCAGGGCACGGTGGTCAAGACCGTCGTCGCGGTCGGCGACGCGGTCAAAGCGGGCGACCTTCTGATCGTGCTCGAGGCGATGAAGATGGAGAACCACATCAGCGCCCCGCGGAACGGCACGGTCGGGGAGCTGCATGTCTCGGCCGGGGAGAACGTCGAGACCGGGGCCCCGCTCGCCGTCATCGAGTAG